One genomic window of Candidatus Pseudobacter hemicellulosilyticus includes the following:
- a CDS encoding ABC transporter ATP-binding protein: MIQINNLHFSYRKKKVFNGLSLQLQPGHIYGLLGKNGTGKSTLLRSMAGLLFPNQGDIRVLNFEPGKRQPAFLQDIFLVPEELHVSPVSIPQLLRFQAPFYPRFSEAQFNRYIQEFEVPVDQPVTDMSYGQKKKVLISFGLACNTAVLLMDEPTNGLDILSKAQFRRVMAGALDEQKCVVISTHQVKDLEQLIDRVTVIDEGQILFDQTMEAISRRLHFSIAFNPEEVQQALYSEGTLRGHAVVTRNQQGEESKPDLELLYKAIVLNGPAIRSAFTA; encoded by the coding sequence ATGATACAGATCAACAACCTTCATTTCTCCTATCGAAAGAAGAAAGTCTTCAACGGGCTTTCCCTGCAGCTGCAGCCCGGCCATATCTATGGGCTGCTGGGCAAAAACGGAACGGGTAAATCAACCCTGCTGCGTTCCATGGCCGGTCTGCTGTTCCCCAACCAGGGTGATATCCGGGTGCTAAACTTTGAACCTGGTAAGCGACAGCCTGCTTTTTTACAGGATATCTTCCTGGTGCCGGAAGAGCTGCATGTAAGTCCTGTCAGCATCCCGCAGCTGCTCCGTTTCCAGGCGCCTTTTTATCCCCGCTTCAGCGAAGCGCAGTTCAACCGGTACATCCAGGAATTTGAGGTGCCGGTAGACCAGCCAGTAACAGATATGAGCTATGGACAAAAGAAAAAAGTGCTGATCAGTTTCGGACTGGCCTGCAATACAGCCGTTTTATTAATGGACGAACCAACCAACGGCCTGGATATCCTGAGCAAGGCGCAGTTCCGGCGGGTGATGGCGGGCGCACTGGACGAACAGAAATGCGTGGTCATCAGCACCCACCAGGTGAAAGACCTGGAGCAGCTGATTGACCGGGTCACCGTTATTGATGAAGGACAGATCCTGTTTGACCAGACCATGGAGGCCATCAGCCGGCGACTGCATTTCAGTATTGCTTTTAACCCGGAGGAAGTGCAGCAGGCGCTCTACAGTGAAGGCACGCTGCGCGGCCATGCTGTGGTGACCCGCAACCAGCAGGGCGAAGAAAGCAAACCCGATCTTGAATTATTATACAAAGCTATTGTGCTGAATGGCCCGGCCATTCGCTCGGCCTTCACCGCTTAA
- a CDS encoding NADP-dependent malic enzyme, producing the protein MKNELIREQALEYHAKGRPGKIEVVPTKEAKTQRDLSLAYSPGVAEPCKEIAANPEKVYQYTAKGNLVAVISNGTAVLGLGDIGPEAGKPVMEGKGVLFKIFADIDVFDIEINEKDPEKFVQIVKALEPTFGGINLEDIKAPECFYIERKLKEEMKIPVMHDDQHGTAIISAAALLNALDLQKKKIDKAQFVVNGAGAAAITCCKLYQALGARPENFILFDRKGALHKERTDLDGEKKLFATTDRVGVTLAEAMKGADVFIGLSAGNVLNEDMIKSMAKNPIVFAMANPDPEIGYEVATGARKDIIMATGRSDYPNQVNNVLGFPFIFRGALDVRATQINEAMKLAAVRALAALAQEPVPDIVNTAYNQDNISFGPEYIIPKPLDPRLLSTVAPAVAKAAIESGVAQITIDNWEAYSIELDKRLGLDNQLMRVLGAKARRDPRRIVFAEADNQRILKAAQIAYDEGIAYPILLGDEKKILDIAAANKIDIDELPIIDPRQDELEETRRIFGEAFFRKRQRKGVNKYEATKMMKDRNYFGCMMVETGEADAMISGLTRNYPETIRPAIQVIGTEPGVKKIAGMYLLLTKRGPLFLADTTVNFNPTAEELADITQLVAKEVRNFNLTPRIAMLSYSNFGSSNSAEARLVAQARDIVKEREPGLVVDGEMQASLAFSNDVLRENYPFSELVDQEVNTLIFPNLAAGNVAYNLLKEVGGADAVGPILLGMKKPVHVLQLGSTVRSIYNMTLVAVIDAQIKCNNYNQESVKKSPWWKRSKKEK; encoded by the coding sequence ATGAAAAACGAACTCATTCGGGAGCAAGCCCTCGAATACCACGCTAAGGGCCGCCCCGGCAAAATTGAAGTGGTCCCTACCAAAGAAGCCAAAACCCAGCGAGACCTATCCCTGGCCTACTCCCCCGGCGTAGCAGAACCCTGCAAGGAAATAGCCGCCAATCCTGAAAAAGTTTATCAGTACACCGCCAAAGGCAACCTGGTAGCCGTGATCAGCAACGGCACCGCCGTTCTCGGCCTGGGCGATATTGGCCCCGAAGCCGGCAAGCCGGTGATGGAGGGCAAGGGCGTACTGTTCAAAATATTTGCCGACATCGATGTGTTTGACATCGAGATCAATGAGAAGGACCCGGAAAAATTTGTACAGATCGTAAAAGCGCTGGAACCCACTTTCGGGGGAATCAACCTGGAAGATATCAAAGCGCCCGAATGTTTTTATATTGAGCGCAAGCTCAAAGAGGAGATGAAGATCCCCGTCATGCACGATGACCAGCACGGCACCGCCATCATCAGCGCCGCCGCCCTGCTCAATGCCCTGGACCTCCAGAAAAAGAAAATCGACAAAGCCCAGTTTGTGGTCAACGGCGCCGGCGCCGCAGCCATTACCTGCTGCAAATTATACCAGGCCCTGGGCGCCAGACCTGAGAACTTCATTCTCTTTGACCGCAAAGGCGCGCTGCACAAGGAACGCACCGACCTGGACGGGGAGAAAAAACTGTTTGCCACCACAGACCGCGTGGGCGTTACCCTGGCCGAGGCCATGAAGGGCGCCGATGTGTTCATTGGCCTCAGCGCAGGCAATGTGCTGAATGAAGACATGATCAAAAGCATGGCGAAGAACCCCATCGTGTTTGCCATGGCCAACCCGGACCCCGAGATCGGGTATGAAGTGGCCACCGGCGCCCGCAAGGATATCATCATGGCCACCGGTCGCAGTGATTATCCCAACCAGGTGAACAACGTGCTGGGCTTCCCCTTCATTTTCCGCGGCGCCCTGGACGTACGCGCCACGCAGATCAATGAAGCCATGAAGCTGGCCGCCGTCCGCGCCCTCGCTGCATTGGCCCAGGAACCCGTGCCCGATATTGTGAACACCGCCTATAACCAGGACAATATTTCCTTTGGCCCTGAATATATTATTCCCAAACCGCTGGATCCCCGCCTGCTGTCAACAGTAGCGCCGGCCGTAGCCAAAGCCGCCATTGAAAGCGGTGTGGCCCAGATCACTATCGACAACTGGGAAGCCTATTCCATTGAACTCGATAAAAGACTGGGACTGGATAACCAGCTCATGCGGGTACTGGGCGCCAAAGCCCGCCGCGACCCACGCCGGATCGTATTTGCAGAAGCCGATAACCAGCGCATCCTCAAAGCCGCCCAGATTGCCTATGATGAAGGTATCGCCTACCCCATCCTGCTGGGTGATGAGAAAAAGATCCTGGACATCGCCGCCGCCAATAAGATAGATATTGACGAGTTGCCCATTATTGACCCGCGCCAGGACGAGCTGGAAGAAACCCGCCGGATCTTTGGCGAAGCCTTCTTCCGCAAACGCCAGCGCAAGGGCGTTAATAAATACGAAGCCACCAAGATGATGAAGGACCGGAACTATTTCGGTTGTATGATGGTGGAAACCGGCGAAGCGGATGCCATGATCTCCGGCCTGACCCGGAACTATCCTGAGACCATCCGCCCGGCCATCCAGGTCATAGGTACAGAACCCGGTGTGAAAAAGATTGCCGGTATGTACCTGCTGCTTACCAAGCGGGGACCGCTTTTCCTGGCGGATACCACGGTCAATTTCAATCCCACGGCCGAAGAACTGGCGGATATTACCCAGCTGGTGGCCAAAGAGGTCCGCAATTTTAACCTCACGCCCCGGATCGCCATGCTCAGCTATTCCAATTTCGGGAGCAGCAACTCGGCGGAAGCCCGGCTGGTGGCACAGGCCCGGGATATTGTAAAGGAAAGGGAACCCGGCCTGGTAGTGGACGGGGAAATGCAGGCCAGCCTGGCCTTCAGCAATGACGTGCTGCGGGAGAACTATCCCTTCAGCGAGCTGGTGGACCAGGAGGTCAATACCCTGATATTCCCCAACCTGGCAGCCGGTAACGTGGCATATAATTTACTGAAAGAAGTAGGTGGAGCGGATGCTGTTGGCCCTATCCTGCTGGGCATGAAGAAACCCGTACATGTGCTGCAACTGGGCAGTACGGTGCGCAGTATCTACAACATGACGCTGGTGGCGGTTATAGACGCTCAGATCAAATGCAATAATTATAACCAGGAGTCGGTCAAAAAATCGCCCTGGTGGAAACGCAGCAAAAAAGAGAAATAA
- a CDS encoding amidohydrolase family protein, whose translation MRKSGFRPPGKSCFLLGLLCTCYVTQAQTTFPVNGVADSRTGTYAFTNATIVKDPQTTLTNATLVIREGKIVSIGTNTSLRKDAVVIDCQGKYIYPSFIDAYSDYGIPVLQRPAGGFNYFAPAQLTSNQKGAFGWNQAIRSDVEAAKLFTADETKAKSLRDLGFGTVLTHQKDGIARGTGAVVTLAAEKENLVLLKEKASTHFSFSKGTSTQSYPGSMMGVIALLRQTYIDARWYKGNPAREGVNLTLKALNDNSALPAIMEANDKWNDLRADRIGDEFGIQYILKGGGNEYQRIREMRDTKAAFILPLNFPAPMDVDDPNETRFTGLDDLKHWELAPTNPAAFEKAGIVFALTTADLGNLTDFMANLRKAIQYGLTETKALEALTRTPAAMLGIADQAGSLDAGKLANFIITSGPLFAEKTVILQNWVQGGRYIVKEGDWFDVKGSWQLTAGARTFTLLLKEGGAASFIAKDTLIGKYSFDGKLVKLSFSEGRGPATRETTLSGMSTGTQWNGSGRDSAGRAFTWTANFQSPLASKPDSMPAKAALDTGRVIYPFLAYGSSQPLTAETILIRNATVWTSELDGQLEGTDVLVKAGKIAGIGKGLSDAGARVIDGTGKFLTAGIIDEHSHIAAASINEGAQSVTSEVRIADNLNPEDINIYRQLSGGVTTSHILHGSANTIGGQTQLIKLRWGASDEELKFQGADPFIKFALGENVKRSRGENNNRFPDTRMGVEQVLTDAFQRAADYQAALAKAGAAPATTAKGKKAVAADPYSTVRRDLELDALVEIMNKKRFITCHSYVQSEINATMKVAERFGFPVNTFTHILEGYKVADKMKAHGANASTFSDWWNYKMEVVDAIPYNAWIMQQVGLNVAINSDDAEMARRLNQEAAKSIKYGGMSEAEAWKMVTINPAKMLHVDSKVGSIKVGKDADLVLWSHNPLTIYAVAEKTIVDGIVYFDRDRDLQLRAEQQAEKARLVQKLAALKKAPGAGGAAPAFQRARPRWEVVNTCMDHYHSHGLLAIDSDETE comes from the coding sequence ATGAGAAAATCTGGTTTTCGCCCGCCAGGAAAGTCCTGCTTCCTGTTGGGGCTCCTATGCACCTGTTATGTTACCCAGGCTCAAACAACCTTCCCTGTCAATGGTGTTGCCGATTCCAGGACCGGCACCTATGCTTTCACCAACGCTACCATCGTTAAAGATCCGCAGACTACCCTCACCAACGCCACGCTGGTGATCAGGGAAGGAAAGATCGTTTCGATAGGCACTAACACTTCACTGCGTAAAGATGCCGTAGTGATCGATTGCCAGGGGAAATACATTTACCCTTCCTTTATTGACGCCTACAGTGATTATGGCATCCCCGTTCTGCAACGGCCTGCAGGCGGCTTCAACTACTTCGCCCCTGCCCAGCTCACCAGCAACCAGAAAGGCGCTTTTGGCTGGAACCAGGCTATCCGCTCCGATGTGGAAGCAGCCAAACTGTTCACGGCAGATGAAACAAAGGCCAAGTCGCTCCGCGATCTCGGCTTCGGCACTGTTCTCACCCATCAGAAAGATGGTATTGCCCGCGGCACCGGCGCTGTAGTAACGCTGGCCGCAGAAAAAGAGAACCTGGTACTGCTGAAAGAAAAAGCCAGTACGCATTTCTCTTTCAGCAAAGGGACTTCCACCCAAAGCTATCCCGGTAGTATGATGGGGGTGATTGCCCTGCTCCGGCAAACCTATATTGACGCCCGCTGGTATAAGGGCAACCCGGCCAGAGAAGGCGTTAACCTCACGCTGAAAGCGCTCAATGACAACAGCGCTTTACCAGCTATCATGGAAGCTAATGATAAATGGAACGATCTCCGCGCCGACAGGATCGGTGATGAGTTCGGTATCCAGTACATTCTCAAGGGCGGCGGCAATGAATACCAGCGTATCCGCGAAATGCGGGATACCAAAGCTGCTTTTATCCTGCCACTGAATTTTCCGGCGCCCATGGATGTGGACGATCCTAATGAGACCCGCTTCACCGGGCTCGATGATCTCAAGCATTGGGAACTGGCGCCCACTAACCCCGCCGCTTTTGAAAAGGCGGGGATCGTTTTTGCCCTTACTACGGCCGACCTGGGCAACCTGACCGATTTCATGGCCAATCTCCGCAAAGCCATCCAGTATGGCCTTACAGAAACAAAAGCCCTGGAAGCACTGACCAGGACGCCCGCTGCAATGCTGGGCATTGCCGACCAGGCAGGCAGCCTGGATGCCGGTAAACTGGCTAATTTCATCATCACTTCCGGTCCGCTGTTTGCAGAAAAAACAGTGATCCTGCAGAACTGGGTACAGGGCGGAAGGTATATCGTGAAAGAAGGGGATTGGTTTGATGTGAAAGGCTCCTGGCAGCTCACTGCCGGCGCCCGGACCTTTACGCTGTTACTGAAAGAAGGCGGCGCCGCTTCCTTTATTGCCAAAGACACCCTTATCGGAAAATATTCCTTTGATGGCAAACTGGTGAAGCTGAGCTTTTCTGAAGGTCGTGGCCCCGCTACCCGGGAAACCACCCTCAGCGGTATGAGCACCGGCACCCAATGGAACGGCAGCGGCCGCGACAGCGCGGGCAGGGCCTTTACCTGGACGGCTAATTTTCAGTCGCCCCTGGCCAGCAAGCCCGACAGCATGCCTGCTAAAGCGGCACTGGATACCGGCAGGGTGATCTATCCCTTTCTCGCTTATGGTTCGTCCCAACCACTCACAGCAGAGACCATCCTTATCCGCAATGCTACCGTCTGGACCAGCGAGCTGGACGGGCAGCTGGAAGGGACCGATGTACTGGTCAAAGCCGGTAAGATTGCCGGCATCGGCAAAGGCCTCTCAGACGCCGGGGCCCGCGTAATAGACGGCACGGGTAAATTCCTGACAGCCGGTATCATTGACGAGCACTCGCATATTGCCGCAGCCAGCATCAATGAAGGCGCGCAAAGCGTGACCTCCGAAGTGCGGATAGCTGATAACCTCAACCCCGAGGATATCAATATCTACCGCCAGCTCAGCGGTGGCGTCACCACTTCGCATATTCTTCACGGTTCGGCCAATACCATCGGCGGACAGACCCAGCTGATCAAACTGCGCTGGGGCGCAAGTGATGAAGAGCTGAAATTCCAGGGTGCTGATCCCTTTATCAAATTCGCCCTGGGAGAGAACGTAAAGCGCTCCCGCGGTGAGAACAATAACCGTTTCCCCGATACCCGTATGGGCGTGGAGCAGGTGCTGACCGACGCATTCCAGCGTGCGGCCGATTACCAGGCCGCCCTGGCTAAAGCCGGCGCTGCGCCTGCCACTACTGCAAAAGGCAAAAAAGCGGTGGCTGCTGATCCTTACAGCACAGTGCGCCGCGACCTGGAACTGGACGCCCTGGTGGAGATCATGAACAAAAAACGTTTCATCACCTGTCACTCCTATGTACAGAGTGAGATCAACGCTACCATGAAAGTGGCTGAGCGCTTCGGTTTCCCTGTCAATACTTTCACACATATCCTGGAAGGGTATAAGGTGGCCGATAAGATGAAGGCTCATGGGGCCAACGCCTCTACTTTCAGCGACTGGTGGAACTATAAAATGGAAGTGGTGGATGCTATCCCCTACAATGCCTGGATCATGCAGCAGGTGGGGCTCAACGTGGCCATTAACTCGGATGATGCTGAGATGGCACGCCGCCTCAACCAGGAAGCAGCCAAGAGCATCAAATACGGTGGTATGAGTGAAGCTGAAGCCTGGAAGATGGTCACCATCAACCCGGCTAAAATGCTGCACGTGGATAGTAAAGTGGGCAGTATCAAAGTGGGCAAGGACGCCGACCTGGTACTCTGGAGCCATAATCCTCTCACCATTTATGCCGTAGCTGAAAAGACCATTGTAGATGGTATTGTCTATTTTGACCGTGACCGGGACCTGCAGCTGCGTGCTGAGCAGCAGGCGGAGAAAGCCCGGCTGGTCCAGAAGCTGGCTGCGCTGAAGAAAGCGCCTGGCGCCGGTGGCGCTGCGCCTGCCTTCCAGCGTGCCAGGCCCCGCTGGGAAGTGGTCAACACCTGTATGGATCATTATCATAGCCATGGTCTGCTGGCCATTGACAGCGATGAAACAGAATAA
- a CDS encoding GntR family transcriptional regulator, producing the protein MQFRESQPIYLQIADYVCEKILLKEWAPEARIPSVRELAVQLEVNPNTVMRTYDFLLQQEIVFNQRGIGYFVAPAAVKQALGYRRQEFLEQELPQLFRTMYLLDMGPDELKTRYEKYTKQHFS; encoded by the coding sequence ATGCAATTCCGAGAATCACAACCTATTTACTTACAGATAGCTGATTACGTGTGTGAAAAGATCCTGCTGAAAGAATGGGCGCCGGAGGCGCGTATCCCTTCCGTACGCGAGCTGGCGGTACAGCTGGAGGTAAATCCCAATACCGTGATGCGGACCTATGATTTTCTGCTGCAGCAGGAGATCGTTTTTAACCAGCGCGGCATCGGTTATTTCGTAGCGCCTGCTGCCGTTAAACAGGCCCTGGGCTATCGCAGGCAGGAGTTCCTGGAGCAGGAGCTGCCGCAGCTGTTCCGCACCATGTACCTGCTGGACATGGGACCGGACGAGCTGAAGACCCGCTATGAAAAATACACAAAACAACATTTCTCCTAA
- a CDS encoding amidohydrolase family protein — translation MKALIPLLLAVGWAGVVSAQETVYPAPAQEQPFALTNATIHVGNGQVIENGMVVVSGGKITDVRPAAAIADVKLIDCKGKHIYPGLILSGSNLGLVEVPSVRATADEVELGELNPSIRSLVAYNTDSKVTNTLRNNGILLANIIPAGGVLSGSSSVVQLDAWNWEDAAYAADNAIHFRMPSLMVRRGGGGRAAFLAAQSSSDPVKKGMEQIENVKLFFREAKAYFEEGAHENTNLKFEAVRGLFSKKQKLFIHCSIVKEMLLAVDFVKEFGFDVVLAGATDCWQIADILKQYNIAVVLGQLHDLPAMVDDDIDQPFKTPAMLQKAGVLFAINDDDGNTRQRNLPFNAGTAAAYGLTKEQALSAVTLNAARILGIDDKTGSIEKGKDANILVSEGDILDMSGNQLLHAFIQGREIKLDDKQKQLYERYKYKYKLK, via the coding sequence ATGAAAGCTTTGATTCCTTTACTGCTGGCTGTAGGCTGGGCTGGCGTCGTATCCGCACAGGAAACGGTGTATCCCGCCCCTGCACAGGAGCAGCCTTTCGCGCTGACCAATGCCACTATCCATGTGGGCAATGGCCAGGTGATTGAAAATGGTATGGTGGTAGTGTCCGGAGGCAAGATCACGGATGTGCGTCCTGCGGCCGCTATTGCTGATGTAAAACTGATTGACTGCAAAGGCAAGCATATCTATCCGGGCCTGATACTCAGTGGTTCCAACCTGGGCCTGGTGGAAGTGCCCAGCGTGCGCGCTACGGCCGATGAGGTGGAACTGGGGGAGCTGAATCCCAGCATCCGCTCGCTGGTGGCCTATAATACGGATTCCAAGGTGACCAATACATTACGGAACAATGGGATCCTGCTGGCCAATATCATTCCTGCGGGCGGTGTGCTGTCGGGCTCTTCTTCCGTGGTGCAGCTGGATGCCTGGAACTGGGAAGATGCGGCCTATGCGGCGGATAACGCCATTCATTTCCGCATGCCTTCGCTGATGGTGCGCAGGGGTGGGGGCGGTCGCGCCGCTTTCCTGGCCGCCCAGAGCAGCAGCGACCCGGTGAAAAAAGGGATGGAGCAGATAGAGAATGTCAAACTGTTCTTCCGCGAGGCCAAAGCCTATTTTGAAGAAGGCGCTCATGAGAATACCAACCTGAAATTTGAAGCGGTCCGTGGCCTGTTCAGCAAAAAGCAGAAGCTCTTTATCCATTGCAGCATTGTAAAAGAGATGTTGCTGGCCGTGGATTTTGTGAAAGAGTTTGGCTTTGACGTAGTGCTGGCAGGGGCAACAGATTGCTGGCAGATTGCCGATATCCTGAAGCAGTACAATATTGCCGTGGTGCTGGGGCAGCTGCATGATCTGCCTGCTATGGTGGATGATGATATTGACCAGCCTTTCAAAACGCCGGCCATGCTGCAAAAAGCAGGTGTACTTTTTGCCATCAATGATGACGATGGCAATACCCGGCAGCGGAACCTGCCCTTCAATGCCGGCACAGCGGCGGCTTACGGGCTGACCAAAGAGCAGGCTTTATCAGCTGTAACGCTTAACGCTGCGCGCATTTTGGGTATTGACGATAAGACCGGCTCCATTGAAAAAGGCAAGGATGCCAATATCCTGGTCAGTGAGGGGGATATCCTGGATATGTCCGGCAACCAGTTGCTGCATGCTTTTATCCAGGGAAGAGAGATCAAGCTGGATGATAAGCAGAAACAGTTGTATGAAAGGTATAAGTATAAGTACAAGTTGAAATAA
- a CDS encoding SPOR domain-containing protein codes for MKAIFAFLLVCFAQSLNAQTDTNTVVVHIDPRIDLLVKKQIEINEFTTRNARRSAPGFRIQVVNTNDRNKAFAAKTRVYQNFPELKAYLLYKAPFYKLKVGNFRERAEAEEYLDAIKQHFPGGVYIVPDTIEVSPDKTSSLD; via the coding sequence ATGAAAGCAATTTTTGCGTTTCTCCTCGTCTGCTTCGCCCAATCCCTCAATGCCCAGACCGATACCAATACGGTGGTGGTGCATATAGACCCGCGGATTGACCTGTTGGTGAAAAAGCAGATCGAGATCAATGAGTTCACTACGCGCAATGCGCGGCGCTCGGCACCCGGATTCCGGATCCAGGTGGTGAATACCAATGACCGGAACAAGGCCTTTGCCGCCAAGACCCGGGTATACCAGAATTTCCCAGAACTGAAAGCCTATTTATTATACAAAGCGCCCTTTTATAAACTGAAGGTGGGTAATTTCCGGGAACGGGCGGAAGCGGAAGAATACCTGGACGCCATCAAACAGCATTTCCCAGGCGGCGTATATATTGTTCCTGACACCATTGAAGTAAGCCCCGACAAGACCTCCTCCCTGGATTAA
- the deoC gene encoding deoxyribose-phosphate aldolase: MNVASYIDHTLLKPTTTEEEIQKLCAEAEQYHFAAVCVPPPFVRQSRKFLTNSNVKVATVIGFPFGYSIAKAKVFEVQQALQDGADELDLVINLIALKSNAWNYLENEVKHIKEAIHKNEKTLKVIIESGILSNEEIIKCCELYSKMEVDFLKTSTGYAEKGASVEQVQLMRAHLPSAIKIKASGGVRSYEFARQLIDAGADRLGTSSGVAIMKGQEGTAGY; encoded by the coding sequence ATGAACGTTGCCTCGTATATTGACCACACCTTACTGAAGCCAACCACTACGGAAGAAGAGATCCAAAAGCTCTGTGCCGAAGCGGAGCAATACCATTTTGCTGCTGTTTGTGTGCCCCCGCCTTTTGTGCGTCAGTCGCGCAAATTCCTAACCAACAGCAACGTGAAAGTGGCTACAGTTATAGGTTTCCCCTTTGGGTACTCTATTGCAAAGGCCAAAGTCTTTGAAGTACAGCAGGCGTTGCAGGACGGTGCTGATGAGCTGGACCTGGTCATCAACCTGATTGCCCTGAAGAGCAATGCCTGGAACTACCTGGAAAACGAGGTAAAACATATTAAGGAAGCAATACATAAGAATGAGAAGACATTGAAGGTGATCATCGAGAGCGGGATCCTGAGCAATGAAGAGATCATCAAATGCTGTGAGCTGTATAGTAAAATGGAGGTGGATTTCCTGAAAACCTCTACAGGTTATGCTGAAAAAGGGGCATCTGTGGAGCAGGTGCAACTGATGCGGGCCCATTTACCGTCTGCCATTAAGATAAAAGCCTCCGGTGGTGTGCGCAGCTATGAATTTGCCCGGCAGCTGATTGATGCCGGCGCGGACAGACTGGGTACCAGTTCCGGTGTGGCCATCATGAAGGGCCAGGAAGGAACTGCCGGATATTAG
- a CDS encoding M20 family metallopeptidase: MSTLKEQIQQLAAANASEFIAIRHHLHAHPELSYQEFETSAFIQARLDEMGISYKVMAGTGVVGLIEGRNPGKKIIALRADIDALPITEENDVPYKSVNPGVMHACGHDVHTTCLLGAAKILMATRNEWEGTVKLIFQPGEERNPGGASLLIKEGVLTNPAPQAIFGLHVHPQLEIGKLSFRGGQVMASADELYITIRSKGGHAAAPHLTADTILIASELIVSLQQLISRNRNPFQPSVLSICSIQGGHTTNVIPSEVKLMGTFRALDEEWRFKAHELIRRQATGLVHAMGAEIDLHIDVGYPTVNNHEALSAVARRFAEDYMGTDKVETTEMRMGAEDFGYYTQLIPGCFYRLGVMNEEQGINSGVHTPTFNIDERAIETGMGMMAWLAASVDQF, encoded by the coding sequence ATGAGTACCTTGAAAGAGCAGATCCAACAGCTGGCCGCTGCTAATGCCAGCGAATTCATTGCCATCAGGCATCACCTGCACGCCCATCCAGAACTCAGTTACCAGGAGTTTGAAACGTCCGCCTTTATCCAGGCCCGGCTGGATGAAATGGGTATTTCCTATAAAGTAATGGCCGGAACCGGTGTGGTAGGCTTGATTGAAGGCCGCAATCCCGGTAAAAAAATAATTGCCCTCCGGGCGGATATTGACGCCCTGCCCATTACAGAAGAAAATGATGTTCCCTATAAATCTGTCAACCCCGGTGTGATGCATGCCTGCGGGCATGATGTACATACCACCTGCCTGCTGGGCGCCGCAAAGATCCTGATGGCTACCCGTAACGAGTGGGAAGGTACCGTGAAGCTGATCTTTCAGCCTGGCGAAGAACGCAATCCCGGTGGCGCCAGCCTCCTCATTAAAGAAGGCGTACTGACCAACCCTGCACCCCAGGCTATCTTTGGCCTGCATGTGCATCCGCAGCTGGAGATCGGCAAGCTGAGCTTCCGGGGCGGCCAGGTAATGGCCAGTGCGGACGAACTCTATATCACTATCCGCAGCAAGGGCGGTCATGCCGCTGCACCGCATCTGACGGCTGATACCATCCTGATTGCCTCTGAGCTGATCGTGAGCCTGCAGCAGCTGATCAGCCGCAACAGGAATCCTTTTCAACCTTCTGTATTATCCATCTGCTCCATACAGGGCGGACATACCACCAACGTCATTCCCAGTGAAGTAAAACTGATGGGCACTTTCCGGGCCCTGGACGAAGAATGGCGGTTCAAGGCCCATGAGCTGATCCGCCGGCAGGCTACCGGCCTTGTACATGCGATGGGCGCAGAAATTGATCTGCATATTGACGTGGGCTATCCTACTGTCAATAACCACGAAGCCCTGAGCGCCGTAGCCCGCCGCTTTGCGGAGGACTATATGGGTACCGACAAGGTGGAGACCACCGAGATGCGGATGGGCGCTGAGGACTTCGGGTATTATACGCAGCTGATCCCCGGGTGCTTTTACCGGCTGGGGGTGATGAACGAGGAACAAGGTATCAATTCCGGCGTGCATACACCTACTTTCAACATCGACGAACGCGCCATTGAGACTGGCATGGGCATGATGGCCTGGCTGGCCGCCAGCGTGGACCAGTTTTAA